The segment ATGTTGCAGACGATGGCTTCATTTTTCATGGCGTCGAGGTGTTCGCTACGAATCACGTCGAAGTTACCAGTCGTAGTCACAAAGATATCGCCGTTTGAGGCGATCTCTTCCATAGTAGTGACCTGAAAACCTTCCATTGCTGCCTGCAGGGCACAGATGGGATCGATTTCGGTGATGATGACCCGGGCTCCCAGGCCTTTCATTGCGTCCGCACACCCTTTGCCCACATCGCCATATCCGCAGATGACCACGACTTTGCCGGCGATCATGATGTCGGTGGCACGTTTGATTCCGTCAGCGAGAGACTCGCGGCAACCGTAGAGGTTGTCGAATTTGCTCTTGGTGACCGAGTCGTTCACGTTGATGGCGGGAACGGCCAGTTTGCCTTCTTTGTGCATCTGGTGCAGACGATGGACCCCAGTGGTGGTTTCTTCGGTCAGCCCTTTGATCTCTTTGAGATATTCGGGGAACTTCTCGTGGACCATGATGGTCAGGTCGCCACCGTCATCGAGAATCATGTTGAGAGGTTTGCCATCGGGCCAGACGAGGGTCTGTTCGATACACCAATCAAATTCTTCTTCGTTCATCCCTTTCCAGGCGAAGACGGGGACACCGGTCGCAGCGATGGCGGCAGCGGCATGGTCTTGAGTCGAGAAGATGTTACAGCTGGACCAGCGAACTTCTGCTCCGAGGGCCGTCAGGGTTTCAATCAGAACAGCAGTCTGGATGGTCATGTGCAGACAGCCAGCGATACGTGTCCCTTTGAGGGGCTGGTCTTTACCATATTTTTCACGGAGTGAAACAAGGCCGGGCATTTCGGTCTCGGCCAGTTCGATTTCCTTGCGGCCCCACTCGGCGAGGCTGATATCCTTAACTTTGTAATCTACGGAACTGGTCGTCGACATACGAATTCACCTTGAGTAAACGAAGATAGACTGAGAGGTTAAAAGGCGTTCCAAGGGGGCTGGAACGTTGATTTGATAGAGTATTTCCGCTGATTATAGTCAGAAATACGATAGGAACCACCGTTTTCCCGCTGTAGATACAGCTTTTACGGTGCTTGAGATCTCCGTTGATCGGCGGACCGGACGGGATGCATATTAAGGGATGACTCTTCAGTTTAACGAGGGAACCAGAATTCCATTTGTGAGGTCCATCCTGTGAGCCGCCCTGAACAGGCCCTTACATTAAGAATTTCCCTGCATTAAGACAACCTCTTCCGGTGGGAATCTGTACGAAAAGGGGTTTCTCCCTTATCTTACGTACATCCCGGGTATTAAGTCTGTTTCTCGTTCTGAGTAATGGAATCGGTCCGTTTTCCTCGTTTCATTCCGGACTTGAGCCGTGTCTGAACATTATTCGAGTGGAACCTGTCTGGCCGGGATTGGAACTTCGGCGGATCGGGTTACAATACAGAGACTTCGAATTTACGGTCTCTGTTGAATCCAGGGGCGCGACTTGTCCGCGACCGATATTCAGCTTCGCCGAATTCAGACGAACCACGCCCGGGTTTGATATGGCCGGAATACTTAAGGTATTTCCATGTAAGTATTTCTGTGTTTGAGTAGTCGAACAATTCAAATGGCCTCCTCGATCCCGCAACCTTCCTTCCTGACAGCAGGTTCTACGTAAGGCATCCGTTAATGCGCCTGGCAGATATTTTTCGCGATCATTCACAACAACGCTTCTCTATCGAGATTTTTCCTCCTCAGACTGAAAAGGGG is part of the Polystyrenella longa genome and harbors:
- the ahcY gene encoding adenosylhomocysteinase — translated: MSTTSSVDYKVKDISLAEWGRKEIELAETEMPGLVSLREKYGKDQPLKGTRIAGCLHMTIQTAVLIETLTALGAEVRWSSCNIFSTQDHAAAAIAATGVPVFAWKGMNEEEFDWCIEQTLVWPDGKPLNMILDDGGDLTIMVHEKFPEYLKEIKGLTEETTTGVHRLHQMHKEGKLAVPAINVNDSVTKSKFDNLYGCRESLADGIKRATDIMIAGKVVVICGYGDVGKGCADAMKGLGARVIITEIDPICALQAAMEGFQVTTMEEIASNGDIFVTTTGNFDVIRSEHLDAMKNEAIVCNIGHFDSEIQIAYLTNRADIEKIEIKPQVDKYVYPDGKAVIVLAEGRLVNLGCATGHPSFVMSNSFTNQVLGQIALWSETDKYEVGVHMLPKELDEEVARLHLDKLGVKLTKLTPEQAEYIGVPIEGPYKPEYYRY